A single window of Botrytis cinerea B05.10 chromosome 3, complete sequence DNA harbors:
- the Bcxyn11A gene encoding Bcxyn11A has product MVSASSLLLAASAIAGVFSAPAAAPVSENLNVLQERALTSSATGTSGGYYYSFWTDGSGGVTYSNGANGQYAVSWTGNKGNFVGGKGWAVGSERSISYTGSYKPNGNSYLSVYGWTTSPLIEYYIVEDFGTYDPSSAATEIGSVTSDGSTYKILETTRTNQPSVQGTATFKQYWSVRTSKRTSGTVTTANHFAAWKKLGLTLGSTYNYQIVAVEGYQSSGSASITVS; this is encoded by the exons ATGGTTTCTGCATCTTCCCTCCTCCTCGCTGCATCAGCTATCGCAGGTGTCTTCTCCGCGCCAGCCGCGGCACCCGTCAGCGAGAACTTGAATGTCTTGCAAGAAAGAGCGTTGACTTCTTCCGCTACCGGTACTAGTGGTGGTTACTACTACTCCTTCTGGACCGATGGAAGCGGTGGTGTTACATACTCCAACGGAGCCAATGGTCAATATGCCGTAAGCTGGACCGGTAACAAGGGTAACTTCGTCGGTGGAAAAGGATGGGCTGTTGGTTCCGAGCg CTCCATCTCCTACACCGGATCCTACAAACCCAACGGAAACTCCTACCTCTCCGTCTATGGTTGGACTACCTCCCCCCTCATCGAATACTACATCGTCGAAGACTTTGGCACCTACGATCCCTCCTCCGCCGCCACCGAAATCGGCAGTGTCACCTCCGACGGTTCCACATACAAGATCCTCGAGACCACCCGTACAAACCAACCTTCCGTTCAAGGAACTGCTACCTTCAAGCAATACTGGTCCGTCCGTACTAGCAAGCGTACGAGCGGTACCGTCACCACTGCAAACCATTTTGCAGCCTGGAAGAAGTTGGGATTGACTTTGGGCTCAACTTACAACTACCAAATTGTTGCTGTTGAGGGTTACCAAAGCAGTGGTTCCGCTTCCATCACTGTTTCTTAA
- the Bclhs1 gene encoding Bclhs1 produces the protein MALLKSPSGKIFSSPILSILCLFYIFTSTALAASAVLGVDLGTEYIKAALVKPGIPLEIVLTKDSRRKETSAVAFKPSKNPVSGSFPERVYGSDAVALAARFPGDVYPNLKPLLGLKTENDLIKEYGIRHPALQLEADKTRGTAAFRSGAFAADEQPWSVEEILAMELQSIQKNAEALAGSRVNDLVITVPVFYTTEEKRAVLLAADLAGLRVLELISDGLAVGLNYATSRTFPSINEGGKAEHHMIFDMGAGSTKASILKFQGRTVKDVGKFNKTIQEVKVVSSGWDRTLGGDALNAIIVDDMIAQFVESPKAQKVSATAEKVQAHGRAAAKLWKEAERLRQILSANANTQASFEGLYEDVDFKYKISRAEFEKLAEGHAARVGTVIEKALDIANLEIQDLDSIILHGGAIRTPFVQKELEKIVGGSDKIRTNVNADEAAVFGAGFRGAGLSPSFRVKEIRSYDGASYAAGIKYIDIHKKPRHMRLYEPTTNVNAEKEFTFENHEEFTIDFYQHVASSERVSPGSAEKQLKAITTQNLTESVELLKEKHNCDNKDIRVHLSTRVSPVNGEMDIVKFVVDCEVEEIEKESMVDSVKGLFGFGKKDQAPLEDGKESTDSSSATESSTTSKKATSSSSSKSASKSASASAKDKEAAKSKKTLIVIPLKYETEHKGLPQVPASEIARMKDRIAAFDDSDRSRRLREEALNQLEGFTYKARDFLDNEEFIAASTEAERSDLETKSKAASEWIYSGGADASRDELKAKLKEMKDIVTPIQKRREEAAGRPEHLKSLNEALEQTKSFIAGVREQIKNETEAHSSFSASRSSASASPEATSTATVDDFADLEDEDIAGSASSTVTAPPEEETMDPPVYKESDLVAPQALFDDISKWLSELVAQQEKLAATADPVLLIKDLAEKTKQLQDIGVELIMKSMKQPYKTSRKPTSKSEKKKSTKSKSKTKKSKKTGTATAAEADATIDLGFGGPDGKAGKGDEGTEGKPIFKVGENDEMPSEEQILEAIRKAKDGEKEEKVKHEEL, from the coding sequence ATGGCTCTTTTGAAGAGTCCTTCTGGAAagatcttttcttccccaaTCTTGTCCATATTAtgtttattttatatcttcaccTCCACAGCATTGGCTGCATCGGCAGTCTTGGGTGTTGATCTCGGGACAGAATATATCAAGGCAGCTTTGGTGAAACCCGGCATTCCACTCGAAATCGTTCTCACGAAAGACTCTCGTCGCAAAGAAACATCCGCCGTAGCTTTCAAGCCCTCGAAAAACCCAGTCAGCGGATCGTTCCCAGAACGAGTTTACGGTTCAGATGCGGTAGCTTTGGCTGCACGTTTCCCTGGAGATGTCTACCCTAACCTCAAGCCCCTCTTGGGATTGAAGACGGAGAATGATCTCATCAAAGAATATGGAATTCGACACCCGGCCTTACAATTGGAGGCGGACAAGACACGAGGCACAGCAGCTTTCCGAAGCGGTGCATTTGCTGCAGATGAGCAGCCATGGTCCGTCGAGGAAATATTGGCCATGGAATTGCAGAGCATTCAAAAGAACGCCGAGGCTCTGGCAGGTAGCAGAGTCAACGATTTAGTTATTACCGTCCCAGTCTTTTACACCACCGAGGAGAAGAGAGCTGTTCTTTTGGCGGCAGATTTGGCAGGTCTTCGAGTGTTGGAATTGATCAGTGATGGATTGGCTGTCGGTCTCAATTACGCTACCTCCCGAACTTTCCCAAGCATCAATGAGGGAGGAAAAGCCGAACACCACATGATTTTTGACATGGGTGCCGGATCTACAAAGGCTTCAATCTTGAAGTTCCAAGGACGAACCGTCAAGGACGTTGGAAAGTTCAACAAGACCATTCAAGAAGTAAAAGTCGTTAGCAGCGGATGGGATAGAACACTTGGAGGTGATGCTCTCAACGCTATCATCGTCGACGATATGATTGCGCAATTTGTCGAATCTCCCAAGGCACAAAAGGTATCAGCAACTGCGGAGAAGGTCCAGGCTCATGGAAGAGCCGCTGCGAAATTGTGGAAGGAAGCCGAGCGTTTACGACAAATTCTCAGTGCCAATGCCAATACTCAAGCTAGTTTCGAAGGACTTTACGAAGATGTTGACTTCAAATATAAGATTAGCCGAGCAGAGTTTGAAAAACTCGCCGAGGGTCATGCTGCTCGAGTTGGTACAGTCATTGAGAAGGCTTTAGATATTGCCAATCTTGAGATTCAGGATCttgattctattattcttCATGGAGGTGCTATCAGAACTCCATTTGTTCAGAAGGAGCTTGAGAAGATTGTTGGAGGTTCCGACAAGATTCGCACCAATGTCAACGCCGATGAAGCCGCGGTTTTTGGTGCTGGATTCAGAGGTGCTGGACTCAGTCCTTCCTTCAGGGTCAAGGAAATTCGAAGTTACGATGGTGCTTCTTATGCTGCTGGTATCAAATACATCGATATTCACAAAAAGCCAAGGCATATGAGATTATACGAACCGACCACTAATGTTAATGCGGAGAAGGAATTTACTTTCGAAAATCATGAGGAATTCACTATTGATTTCTATCAACATGTTGCATCATCCGAGAGAGTATCGCCAGGATCCGCagaaaagcaattgaaagcCATCACTACACAAAACTTGACAGAATCTGTAGAgcttttgaaagagaaacaCAATTGTGATAACAAGGATATCAGAGTTCATTTGAGCACTCGCGTTAGTCCTGTTAACGGTGAAATGGATATTGTGAAATTCGTTGTTGACTGTGAGGTTGAAGAGATAGAGAAGGAGAGTATGGTCGATAGTGTCAAGGGACTCTTcggatttggaaagaaagatcAAGCACCATTAGAGGATGGTAAGGAATCTACAGACAGTTCTAGCGCCACCGAAAGCTCTACTACGTCTAAAAAAGCCACCTCATCGTCCAGCTCTAAATCCGCCTCCAAATCCGCATCCGCATCAGCCAAGGACAAGGAAGCCGCCAAGAGCAAGAAGACTTTGATTGTTATTccattgaaatatgaaaCAGAACATAAAGGTCTTCCACAAGTTCCAGCTTCCGAAATCGCCAGAATGAAAGATCGTATCGCTGCGTTTGATGATTCCGACCGATCCCGCCGTTTACGCGAAGAAGCTTTGAACCAATTAGAAGGATTTACATACAAGGCAAGAGACTTCCTTGACAATGAAGAATTCATCGCCGCATCTACCGAAGCCGAACGTTCAGATCTAGAGACCAAATCTAAGGCGGCAAGTGAATGGATTTATTCTGGTGGTGCTGATGCATCTCGTGATGAACTCAAAGCCAAACTCAAGGAAATGAAAGACATCGTTACACCAATTCAAAAGCGAAGAGAAGAAGCCGCTGGCCGACCTGAACATTTGAAATCTCTTAATGAAGCACTAGAGCAAACCAAATCATTCATTGCCGGTGTAAGAGagcaaatcaaaaatgaaacaGAGGCTCATTCTTCCTTCAGCGCGTCTAGATCTAGCGCTTCAGCTAGCCCCGAAGCAACATCCACAGCCACTGTTGATGATTTCGCcgatcttgaagatgaagatattgccGGTTCCGCTTCATCAACAGTAACTGCTCCTCCCGAAGAAGAAACCATGGATCCACCAGTCTACAAAGAATCCGATCTCGTAGCCCCTCAAGCACTTTTCGATGACATCTCTAAATGGCTCTCCGAACTTGTTGCCCAACAAGAAAAACTCGCTGCTACAGCTGACCCCGTTCTTCTCATCAAAGATCTTGCCGAAAAGACCAAACAGCTTCAAGATATTGGTGTGGAACTTATCATGAAGAGTATGAAACAACCATACAAGACTAGCCGCAAGCCAACTTCCAAAtctgagaagaagaagtccacaaaatcgaaatcaaagacgaagaagagtaAGAAGACTGGAACTGCAACTGCGGCTGAAGCAGATGCGACGATTGATTTAGGTTTCGGAGGACCAGATGGAAAGGCTGGAAAGGGTGATGAAGGAACCGAGGGAAAACCTATTTTTAAGGTGGGGGAGAATGATGAGATGCCTAGTGAAGAACAGATTTTGGAAGCAATTAGAAAGGCGAAGGATGgtgaaaaggaagaaaaggttAAGCATGAAGAATTGTAG